Genomic DNA from Methanosarcina sp. MTP4:
GTACCGGGCTTTCGGGGATTATCTTTATAAAAATAAAGAGAGCTTCAAAGTGCTCAGGGTAAAGATACGCCAATCGCACATTTCCACGCCCGTGGACCAGTACCTGGCTTCGACTTTATTTTATTCACTGCTCTCAGGTTTCATCGGAGGGTTTTTCGGGCTATGGCTGGGTCTTAAGACATTTGCAGACCCCGGGGCACGCCTCAGTCTCTTTGCGGACTCCGTGCGAGTTGGCTTTGCGGGTGACCACCTGTACCTCCTAGCATTTTTAAGCGCCATCGTTTTCTTTTTGCTAGGGTTCCTGTTCATCTTCGGCCTTGCATACATCTACCCCTATCTTCAGGCGGATATCCGCAATGCCTGTATCGAAAAATCCATGCTCCCGGCAGTAACCTATATTTATGCCCTGACAAAAGGGGGCATGTCTCTCTTTGACGTATTCAGGTCTTTGAGCTCCTATACCCATATATTCGGGGCAAGTGCCGAGGAAATATCCTATATCGTGAGGGACATGGACTACCTGGGCAAAGATTTCATAACCGCCCTTAAAGATGCCAAGGAACGGACCCCTTCAGAACGCTTCAAGGATTTTGTAGAAGGGTTGATCCTTGTTTCAAGCAGCGGGAGCGTGACGGAATACATCAAAAACAAGGCCGAACAATACCAGGATATGGCTGAACTGGCAAACCGGAACCTGTTAAAGAGGCTTGACGTCCTGGCTGAAGTTTATGTGACAGTGCTGGTAGCAGGCCCCCTTTTCATAATGACAACCCTTGTCGTGCTTCAATTCTTCCGGCCGGCTTCAGCTCAGATCCTCTACATGCTCATTTACGTGATAATCCCCCTGTCGAGCATGCTTTTCCTTGTGCTCCTGGACACCATAGGAGAACTTGGGCTGAACCCTGAAAAAGCCAAGGTTTCCGGCTTTTCCCTGAACCTTTCCGACATTCCCGAGATCGACTCCGGCCTGAGTGAAGAGGAAGAGGTAGAGCGAAAGAAAAAGTTCCGCCTATACAGACAGCTCTTCAATATAAGGGAAATCATATTCAACCCTTACAGGTCTATCCGGGACGAGCCAAGATACACTTTCCTTTTCGGAATCCCTCTGGGGTTATTCTATCTTGCCCGCCTCCCGAGTACAATTCCGAATATGGATTTAGGCTTCCACTGGAACCCCAACTTTGCCCACATCAGCAGCAACAGCATTGAACTGTTCACCGGGCTTGATGATTACATCGTCATTTTCCTTTCCGTCGCCCTGATTCCCTTCATTATTTTTTACGAAATCAGGGCCTGGAGGATACGGAAGATTGACGAGAGGATGCCCGATTTCCTGAGGAGCCTTTCCAGCATGAACGACTCGGGGATCCTGCTTTCCAATTCCCTGAAAATCATGGCAAACTCCAAAATGGGGATCCTGAGCAAAGAGCTTAAAAAACTGAAGGAAGACATCTCCTGGGGAACTTCCACTTCAAGAGCCCTGATGAAACTTGAAAATAGTATCAGGACCGCCGTATCAACGCGGATTCTCCATACCCTGATAAAGGCGAATGAGTCCACAAGCGACCTGAAAAACGTACTTTACATCACTTCGGAACAGGTCAAGAGCGAGGAAAGACTGAAGAAAGAACGCTCATCGGAAATGGTGATCTACATTTTCACCATCTACGTGGCTTTCTTTGTCTTCCTATTCATCGTCTACATCCTGAGCGTGTACTTCTTCCCCGAAAGCGCCTCGTTTAAAAATTCGGCCAACGGAGGCGGGTACGGAGGGGTTGGAAACAGCTTCTTCAATATCGAAGAGTACACGATGCTCATGTTCCACTCGGCCCTGGTCCAGGGATTCACTTCGGGACTTGTTGCAGGGAAGATGGGGCACGGCTCGGCATACATGGGCCTGAAGTACAGCGTCAGCATGATGATAGCCACGTATCTGCTGTTCACATTCTTTGTCTGAGGCAGTGAAAAGGGGAGATCAGGTGCCTGAAGGAAAAAGTATCATGAAAAATGACCGGGCAGTATCGGAAACAATGGGGGTGGCGCTCCTCATAGGCATTGTAGTCATCATGCTCAGCGTCGAGGGAGCGTTCGTATTTTCCCGGGGAGGCCCGGACGACTTCCCCCATGCCAGCCTGCAGGAGTGGATGGACACCTCGACTGAGACCATCTACATCAAGCACTGCTCCGGGGAAGCGATAAGGACCGACGAACTGGAAATAGTGGCCAATATCAATGGGAAAAGGTATGTCCATACATCCTCCGAAATATGCGAGGACCTTGGAAACAAAAGCCACTGGGAACTTGGAGAAGTTCTGGTTATCAATGCGAGCAGCGAATGGGGCCTCAATCTCAAGGACTACGATCAAATAGACTTCTATATCATTGACACCCCCACGAAAGAGTTAATCCAGAGAGTGAAGTTTACGACAGATTATCGAAAGACTCCATATGAAATAGGATGGATTACCCCAATGGGAGGGGTAACCGATACTTCAGGGGGATCAGCGACTCTCGCAGATGTCCAGAGGGAAAATGACTCAGATTGGACTGTATATGAGCCCCCTTATGAATATGTAAACTCGAGCATATATGAAGAATTTGATTTTGGGGTCAATCCCTGCATGTACGGGTATAGGCCTGGAGACAGCCTCTCAAATGTAACTCTCAAGATAGTCTATAGGACAAACGACAACTCCCTCCTGAAAATAATATTTAAATTTTATGATCTGGATGACCCTGATATCTGGATATCTCACGAACAAACTCTTCCAGAGAAAAATCACTTTTATACCGCACACATAAACCTCACAGAATACGTAAACACCACCGAAGACCTCGCAAATTTCAAGATCAGGCTTGAATCTGCAACACATGCAAATTCCGAAAACAAAGAAATAAATATCGATTATTTGGGGTTGTGGGTAGAGTGAAACTTATAAAGAATTATGAAAAAGGAAGGTTTTGATCTCCCTTTTCGGGAAAAGGAAAAAGAGATACTGGGGATTAAAAATATTTAAGAGAGGAATCGGTTTGTTTGATGTAAAAAAACTCCTAAAAAACCGCTGTGCCGTTTCGGAAGTTATGGGAGAAGTCCTCCTGACGAGTATAGCAGTCCTTCTTGTCAGTTTTATTGCCATATTCATATCCACATATGACGGAGCTACTGACATCCCCCACACCCAGGTAAAAGAATGGATGGATACAGATAGCAATATGATCTACCTGAAACACAGCGGGGGAGAGTTTCTCGAAACCGAAGCCATTGAGATCGTAGCAAACATCAACGGAGAAAGGTATGTTTACCCGTCATCCGAGATTTATACAAATCTGGGGAACAGTAGCAGCTGGCAACTGGGGGATACTATAGCTATTGATACGTACAACGAATGGGGAGTAAACATTACGAATGATAACGAAATCAGGGTATTCCTGATTGATACTTCCACCAGGCAGACAATCCAATACTTAACAGTTTCTTTGGAAGAAACTGGAAGTTCCGATTGGGTTCCTCCTCAGGGCGAGGTAGAAGATACCTCTACTGGAGGTATTGCAACGCCCTATCATGTGTATGAAGAAAGCGACAACCTTTACACTACCTATTATCCCCCTCAGAATTTAAACAACTACAGACATGAAGAATTTAATTTTACCGCACCCTCAACCATCTGGGGAATCGATCGAGGAGGCAACGTTACGGATGTGGATTTAAAAATCGTATACAGGACAAAGGACAACTCGTTTAAAAATATAAAACTTAGAATATGGGATGCATATCCCCTCAGCGGAACCTGGCATGAAGAAACTCTCGAGGAACAAACCTCATTTGCCCCTAAGACCATCGATCTCTCGACCTACATAAACAATACTTATGACTTAGAGAATTTAACGGTCCAGCTGGTAGCCGAATCAACCCCGGAAAGTGCCGGAAAAACCCTGAACGTTGATTATATCGCATTAAAGGTAAGTTAAAACAGTAAAATGAAGCCGGAAGGAAGAAACATGAAAAATAGGGGCTTTAAACCAATCTCCGCCATTTACAGGTCCGAATCCGGGGTGTCCACTGCCGTTGCCGCAGCCCTGCTTATCGGCGTCCTGGTTGCCTTTATGACGACAGTCCAGATAAACTACATGCCTGTCTGGAAAGAAGACGCTGAGTACGCCCACATGTCCGATGTCTGGCAGGACATGTCCAGGTTCAAGTCAAACGTAGACATCCTGACTGCAGGACTCGTAATCAACAACGATGCCAGGATCGTCATGAGTAGTCCTATCCAGGTAGGAGGAAGCGAGGTCCCCTTCATAAGAAGCACTACAACAGGAGGAACCCTTGCTGTCAATAACGACATCTCCGGCCTCACGGTACTCATAAACAAAAACCAATCCGAACCATACAGTACCGGTACTCGACTTTTTTACACAGGCACAGTTTCATACCGCCCTGCAAACCTCCATTACGTGGAAGAGACGTACTGTTATGAAAACGGGGCTCTTATCGTCGCCCAGGAAGACAGATCCACGATGAAACTTACCCCGGGAATTGTGCTCGAAAAAGAAAATGGTTTCGTCAACATCACAGTAAGGGCAGTAACCCTGGAAGGAGAACGCGGAGTCCTGTCCAGCAATACCGTTGAAGACATCAGGCTGACTTCCGAAGACTTCTACAATATGCACAACGAAGCCGACGATACAAACTCAACCAACAGGATCACCTCGGTAAACCTCACAATATATACGGAAAACAAAGAGGCCTGGGAGGAGTTCTTTGAAAATTCAGCCAGTGAGATCGCCCTTCAAAGCGCGGACTACACACTCAGCAACAGTACCTACACGGTGACTTTTTCCCTCCACCCGGTGGGCAAGCTTCTGGCAGTCGACATCGATGAAGCCGTGATAAAAATAGAAACCGGGCTTCAATAAAACGAAAACATTAATAAAAATATTAATTAGAAGAAGTGAATAAATTTAATGAGAATTATTTCTTTGATCTAATTAAAATCGACTCAAGCACGGTTTGATGGTGAAAATATTTTATTTATTAAGCCATTAAACCATGAAAAATATTTTATTCATCTTACTTTTCTATATTTTGTATAATATAGCAGAAGCTTTTGGGTACCACTCCTCCAACTTACCGGGGAAGGTTATTCAGGAGACAACGCTGATTTTGGAATGCCTGCAAATTACCCAAACCATAGGGTCAGGTTGCCCCTCATCAATTGGTCGCGGTTATACTGAAATACCTTGGAGGCAGGGTTCATACCGAATTCTCACGTGCCTCCGACGCGCCCGGCCCTTGCATGCCGCCATAAGTGAAAAAAGCACCAAAGTCCCCAAAAACCCTAAAAAAATACCAGCCACTTAATGAACACACAGGCGTATGAACCGGAAAAGAGGAGAAACTCAAAATAAAGAAAACAAATCAACAAAAAAGAAAGATAAAAAGCACCTGTAAAGGTGCTTGATATTGTGCTTAGAACCTCAGTTCCTTGTCAGCGACAAGCTGCTTGGTCTTTTCGTCCACAATCTTGACGGTAGCAAACTGTCCGCTATCCATCTCAAGTGTATCCGGAGTTCCAGAAGAATTATCAATAAGTTCTATAGTTAGCGTGTCTCCAACGTCGAAATACGCCTCAGCAGCTTCAACCTGAGTTTCTACATCAATTGCGTAAGAGTCTGTATCCGTTGCAAACATGACCCTTGTCACAGCAGAGTCATTCATGATAATGGTGTCTCCACCAAGGTGCTCAAGCTTTACAGCACTCTCGTTAATCATGATTATATCAATGTTCGCCTGCGGTGCGGATTCTGAAGGTCCCTGGCCGAAAACGGATGAACCGATTGCGGCGGCGAGGATGACGGTGATTGCCACCATCAAAACGACACCGATAACCGGGGACACTGCGTCGTCTTTCTTGAAAATGTTCTTTAAGTCCATATATATCCCTCCTGCCGTTAATGCATTTCAGACAGTAAGGAGTCGTCGCAAGCTAACCGAAGTAAATCTTCGATTGAAAGTGTTGATTTTTATGATCTTGACCCTCAATCGAAGTTACAACGAATGATAAATTAAATCGGCTATTTTGCAACAGGCCCCAAGCCGGAATTCGCATTAACAAGCGAATTTAAATACTGCACAATTATATTTTTAAGTAACTGCACTTTATGTTGTTTGTCATTTATATATATACTTTTGCTGCAAACTCCCAAACGTTATTTAGCATTCAACATAGATATATTTTTTGTAAGACATATTGAAATAAATAAATCTCCCGAAATTTCTTTTACGGTCAGATTAATATTTGATTAACAACATTATAAGAAGTGGAAGGACAAATTTATAGAAGGTGACTGTTCAGTGGAGGGGAAAAAAAACCGCAGGAAACTGACTGAGGACTGTCGGGCAGTTTCGGAATTGATAGGGCAGGTCTTGATGGTTGCAATAGTTGTACTTGCCTTTTCTTCAATATCGCTTGCCGTATTCTCAGACGGGGGAGCCATAAACCCCCCGCATACGCCGCGTACCGATCTGCAGGAGAACGTAGATTACGGGGGCGATATAATTGAGATATTCCACAGTGGGGGAGAAGCAATCGATATCAAGTACATCAAGATAACAATCAACGACGCTGACGGGCGGCAAGCAGAATTTAATATGTCTGACCCTAATGTCAAAGTTTCTGACCCCCAGGGCAACAATCTTTTCTCTGATGACGTCTTCACGCTAGGTGATTACATAGAAATCAACACCAGCAGCAGCAATGTGAACATCTCAAATAATGCCAGCCTCTACTTCGTGTACACAAAGTCCAGCCAGGTAGTCCATAAGGCAATACTCTAAGGAGAGGAAGAGGATTATTAAAAATTCCATACTATTTTTAATAGATTATTTAATAGCAAAGATAATAACCTATAAATAATAATATAAGTGTGTATCTTAATTCATTGCTACAGACGCTCCATTAAATAATAATTATGAGGGAATAAATTTTAAGGAAAATGCATTAAAAATTCCTTGTTATTAAAAGAGACCATTTAACAGTCAAATTAATATTCTATAAAAAACAATGTAAAAAGTCGGGGAATAATTTTTCAGAGGGTGATTGTTTAGTGGAGGGGAACAAAAAGCACAGGAAGCTGACTCAGGACTGCCTGGCAGTTTCGGAGATAATAGGGGCAGTGCTCATGATAGCGATAGTGGTACTCGCCTTTTCTGCAATATCGCTTGCCGTATTTTCAGAGGGAGGAGAAATGAACCCTCCTAATACGCCGCACACTAACCTGCAGGAAAACATCGACAGATCAGAAGGCACCGTGCAGATATTCCACAGTGGGGGAGAGGAAATCGACCTTAAATACATCAAGATAATGCTCGATGTTGACGGGCAGCAAGTAGAATTCGATATGTCTGACCCTGGTTTCGAAGTCTATGATCCCAATGGTACAAACTCCTCTGACGATGTCTTTGCGCTCAGGGATTGCATTGTAATCGACACCAGCAGCAAAGTTAATCTTGCAGATGCAGATGCCATCGATCTCTATTTCGTCCACACTGCGTCCAGCCAGGTGATTCAGAAGACAGTACTCTGGAGAGATTTCGGAGACCTGCCCGATTGGATAACCCCTTATCCGTATGGAAGTGTATATGATAGTTACGAGGACGATTGGTGGGATCCGGAAGTGGTTCACCAAATCGGCGATGGACACTTTACAGACAATGATTTTCCAAAAAATGTAACTATATATGAAAGTTTTACTTTTGGCAGTTTGGAAGAGCTGGGCATTTCGGACGACATATCATTTTCCAGAGTTATCCTGAAAATCGTTTATAGAATACACGACCAGAGTGCGAAACTGGAACTGGAAATCAATAATGCTCCGGAATTCGTGGAGGAGCTTCCCAAAAAGGAAAACGACTCCATCACCAGTGAGTTTGTAGAAAAAGAATTCGACATAACTCAGTATATCAAAAATGCCACGGACCTGGAAAATATCGAAGTAAAGATATCAACCACACCGAATGCGGATGATCAAGCTGAGAAAGAGGGCTGGATTGATTTTATAGGGATCCACCTGGAGTATTGATTCATGAAGAAGGGCATCCGAATCAGGGAGTTTGAAGACATATGAAAGAAAATAATCCAAAAAGTTCACAGGTAAGCAAGCCCTTTTTCCTCCGATCGGAATCTGCATCATCAACCGTTGTGGGGGCGGTTTTGCTGCTTGCGATCATTGTTATGGTACTTTCGGTGGTAAGGCTTGGTTACGTCCCGGAATGGAAGAACGATGCGGAATATTCCCACATGAATGATGTCTGGGGGGACATGACAGAACTCAAATCAAAAATAGACTTAATGACCATAGTCATGGCATCAGACCCTGATTCCTCGAATACTATTACTATGAACGTACCTTTCCATATGGGGGGAGGAGATGTCCCGCTTATCGGGACCATAAAGTCCAGCGGGACTCTTTCGGTCGCAAACAATCTAGAACGTACAATGAAGATAACTACAGTCTCGAACGAAACGAATCCTAACAGCACAGTAATCCACTATGGCACTGTAAGTTACGCTTCACAAAACAGGTACTATGTGGACCAGAACTTTATTTATGAAGGAGGAGCGCTGATCCTTTCCCAGGGGGAACAGTCTTCTATGATGCTCTACCCTTCGATTCGCTTCTCCAAAGTACATGCAAATGACTACGATGTTTCCATACACGCCGCGGAGATTACTAAGAGTGTATATACCCCCGCCGACGTTATATCCTCGAACACGGGATGCTCTCTCCGCCTCACTGGCGAGAAGTTTGTACCCCTTTATGACAGCGATGATCACGACAACGTAAGCGCCTTCACTTTAACGATTAATACTGACTATCCTGATGCCTGGTACCTGTACCTCAAGGAAACAATGGAAGATGCAAGGATAAAAGATGACGATGCTACACTTACCAAAAACGGAAACAACGTGAGTTTAACCTTCCCCTCAGTGTCGAGTGGAAAGAGCCTGAACAGGCTCTATGTGAGCAAGACAAGAGTAAGGGCAGAAACGGGAATAGGAATCTAAGCTGAGATCATGAACCAGAAAGCAAAAAGAAAAGAAGTGGCTCAGAAAAGCCTATTCAAATCCGAATCCGCAGCCTTTACCGCAATTGCAGCTGTGCTGCTTTTGGGGCTTGCATTCACTATAATCTCCGTAGTCAAACTAAACTACGTCCCGGAATGGAAAATTGACGCGGAAAGAGAATATAGTTATGATGCATGGAGCGATATGGAGGAAGTAAAGACCAGGGGAGATATATTCACCCGGTTCATGGATTCGGATATCAATTATCCATATGGGCTTTCAGCAACGGTTCCTTTCGGCATGGGAGGAGGAGAGATCCCTGTATTCGAACCCTCAAAATCTAACGGTAAGCTCACAGTAAACACCGAAGAATGTAGAATGGATATAACTTTTGGCAATCATGCCCCTTACACAGTCGAGTGTGGGGGCATAACCTATTATTCAGAAAACAGGCAATACCCCAACCAGGTTTTCAGGTACGAGAACGGAGCCCTCATCCTTGCCCAGGGCGAGAATTCCCAGATGAAGCGCATGCCCCTGTTCAATATAAAAGAAGATATGAGTAATTACACAGTTACCATCAATGCCATCAACCTTAGTGGAGAACCTGCATCCATATCCGCTAACACCTTCACTGCACTGCGTCTTACCGGAAATAGATCCTGCGCTTACCTCAACAGTGACGTGTACACTACTGAAGCGAACGAGTCCATAGACTCTTTCAATCTGACCATTTACACCCAGTATACTGATGCCTGGACTACTTACCTAAACAATACGGATTCTTGGACCACTTACCTAAACAGTACGACAAAAAAAGAACTTGAATATGGCATT
This window encodes:
- a CDS encoding type II secretion system F family protein; protein product: MTFTPVDELAYRAFGDYLYKNKESFKVLRVKIRQSHISTPVDQYLASTLFYSLLSGFIGGFFGLWLGLKTFADPGARLSLFADSVRVGFAGDHLYLLAFLSAIVFFLLGFLFIFGLAYIYPYLQADIRNACIEKSMLPAVTYIYALTKGGMSLFDVFRSLSSYTHIFGASAEEISYIVRDMDYLGKDFITALKDAKERTPSERFKDFVEGLILVSSSGSVTEYIKNKAEQYQDMAELANRNLLKRLDVLAEVYVTVLVAGPLFIMTTLVVLQFFRPASAQILYMLIYVIIPLSSMLFLVLLDTIGELGLNPEKAKVSGFSLNLSDIPEIDSGLSEEEEVERKKKFRLYRQLFNIREIIFNPYRSIRDEPRYTFLFGIPLGLFYLARLPSTIPNMDLGFHWNPNFAHISSNSIELFTGLDDYIVIFLSVALIPFIIFYEIRAWRIRKIDERMPDFLRSLSSMNDSGILLSNSLKIMANSKMGILSKELKKLKEDISWGTSTSRALMKLENSIRTAVSTRILHTLIKANESTSDLKNVLYITSEQVKSEERLKKERSSEMVIYIFTIYVAFFVFLFIVYILSVYFFPESASFKNSANGGGYGGVGNSFFNIEEYTMLMFHSALVQGFTSGLVAGKMGHGSAYMGLKYSVSMMIATYLLFTFFV
- a CDS encoding type IV pilin N-terminal domain-containing protein — translated: MKRGDQVPEGKSIMKNDRAVSETMGVALLIGIVVIMLSVEGAFVFSRGGPDDFPHASLQEWMDTSTETIYIKHCSGEAIRTDELEIVANINGKRYVHTSSEICEDLGNKSHWELGEVLVINASSEWGLNLKDYDQIDFYIIDTPTKELIQRVKFTTDYRKTPYEIGWITPMGGVTDTSGGSATLADVQRENDSDWTVYEPPYEYVNSSIYEEFDFGVNPCMYGYRPGDSLSNVTLKIVYRTNDNSLLKIIFKFYDLDDPDIWISHEQTLPEKNHFYTAHINLTEYVNTTEDLANFKIRLESATHANSENKEINIDYLGLWVE
- a CDS encoding type IV pilin N-terminal domain-containing protein; translation: MFDVKKLLKNRCAVSEVMGEVLLTSIAVLLVSFIAIFISTYDGATDIPHTQVKEWMDTDSNMIYLKHSGGEFLETEAIEIVANINGERYVYPSSEIYTNLGNSSSWQLGDTIAIDTYNEWGVNITNDNEIRVFLIDTSTRQTIQYLTVSLEETGSSDWVPPQGEVEDTSTGGIATPYHVYEESDNLYTTYYPPQNLNNYRHEEFNFTAPSTIWGIDRGGNVTDVDLKIVYRTKDNSFKNIKLRIWDAYPLSGTWHEETLEEQTSFAPKTIDLSTYINNTYDLENLTVQLVAESTPESAGKTLNVDYIALKVS
- a CDS encoding type IV pilin, which gives rise to MDLKNIFKKDDAVSPVIGVVLMVAITVILAAAIGSSVFGQGPSESAPQANIDIIMINESAVKLEHLGGDTIIMNDSAVTRVMFATDTDSYAIDVETQVEAAEAYFDVGDTLTIELIDNSSGTPDTLEMDSGQFATVKIVDEKTKQLVADKELRF
- a CDS encoding type IV pilin N-terminal domain-containing protein; this translates as MEGKKNRRKLTEDCRAVSELIGQVLMVAIVVLAFSSISLAVFSDGGAINPPHTPRTDLQENVDYGGDIIEIFHSGGEAIDIKYIKITINDADGRQAEFNMSDPNVKVSDPQGNNLFSDDVFTLGDYIEINTSSSNVNISNNASLYFVYTKSSQVVHKAIL
- a CDS encoding type IV pilin N-terminal domain-containing protein, which codes for MEGNKKHRKLTQDCLAVSEIIGAVLMIAIVVLAFSAISLAVFSEGGEMNPPNTPHTNLQENIDRSEGTVQIFHSGGEEIDLKYIKIMLDVDGQQVEFDMSDPGFEVYDPNGTNSSDDVFALRDCIVIDTSSKVNLADADAIDLYFVHTASSQVIQKTVLWRDFGDLPDWITPYPYGSVYDSYEDDWWDPEVVHQIGDGHFTDNDFPKNVTIYESFTFGSLEELGISDDISFSRVILKIVYRIHDQSAKLELEINNAPEFVEELPKKENDSITSEFVEKEFDITQYIKNATDLENIEVKISTTPNADDQAEKEGWIDFIGIHLEY